The genomic interval ttgtaatatattgtattatgccctgatgagctatgcgaaacgcgttggctaaattaatatatatttaaaatcccagacacgtgtttttacttttattatataatattcacaatctggattattacattttacttatataactatatatatatatatatatatatatatatatatatatatatatatatatatatatatatctatatatatatatatatatatatatatatatatatatatatgaagcgatcatttagtatattgtaacccctacatgaagcgattatttagtatattgtaaccagaACTGGATGCCTCCATCTTTGATTCCGTAAAGAGTGCTTTTAATGGATTGGTCGAAATAATTCAGGCCAACCGCGATCTTTTATTAGTGTTGGCAGTAGTTAATAAATTTTACCGCGGTAGGAAAGGCatcttttattattagtagtagacGGCTAAAAAGTCTAATAAGTTTCTACTAGTAGTAGCTAATAAAACAGGATCGGGAGACAAAttctgggtcaaattttaagaaataacaagatACACCACTCGCGTGAATGTATACCATTTCCAAATCCGAAAAGTGGTCTTGATTAGTGAGCGATGAAGTGTCTAGGTTTATAAATACCGAAATTCACGTTACAGAACGTGAATTTAGTTTAGAAGATACACTAACTTATATGCTGTTACGCGCGTTAAATTATAATGATTGATAAACGCaccatttttaatattatttatatcaccAACATTTGCTATTTCAGTACTACATGTTTTTCAGTATCAGAAAATGCGTATAACTTACCCAATTATAAAAAGCTATTTCGTATCACAAATATATTAAAGCAATGTTTTTGTTGTAAATGCCATCGGTAAAAATCAATGCAGAAGTGTTATTTAGTAATGACACAACTATTATACGTAgtaacatgtgggattttggtacGCGCTTAGatgtttgagagcgtgtttaatatACCGAAATAGCCGTTATAGATAGGCAATGCCATTTTAAAAGTAAACTGATTTcgcatttgaataataaataatgacaCAACACCCATTTACCAGTGTTACAGGGGATGAAACAAATGTCGCGTAATCTATGGACTTGGACGCCATTTTGATGTTAGCTTGCCTGGATTTGCTAATCGCTTGGCGTCGTGATTACGTTAGCGGAACGATCGATTTTCAGACGAGATGTTAACTGTTTCATATTTACGTTGCAACCAAATTCTTTGTCGGCATTCAATCATCTAAGATATTTATTGAAACCAAAGTGTGTGTCACCATTCTCTTTGAAACCATAATGTTGTGACTTTTTTGACGTCGTACATTCATTTCAGAtttgtataaaaaacaaactcTGGATCGTCCTGCTCGTGATGTGTGTGATTCTCGTGTTGACCTCCGCTCAATTGGGGTTCAACGGAGGGATGGGCATGTGGTTAGGTATACACACGCATTATTTTTTAACTTCATCCAGACGGGTTCTACTGCAGAGTTTTTTTAGTGAAGAtgacataccgtaattactctatgttttcggacacttaaaaataattaattttgttcgtgtccgaaaactaagatacgaaaaatatttacaaaatactggtgtccgaaaacttatgaATCGAAAAtcgaagtgtccgaaaatagcctcaattgtatcaacgactaccggtaattgcacgcgcttgtaaaataccatgctgtaaagtataaattacagttacatatgtttgcactgcatttaaaataattttaaatgcttaatttatttgaccgaaagttactacaaggttctactttgaccaacgagttcaaagataagcatgtgatgtaccgatgctcgctagtatgaacctgtaattaacgcaataaaaaatttaaactatgaattctttgtttgttcctTTCCGACAGTTGTTGTCTAATACCTTCTATTGTTCGTAAAAATTGCAtaagggtgcatcacactttgaagcgttaaTATTTGTCACAGGTATTTTACTTAGAAgtggtagtaccattgcggtagataatttaACTGTTAATTGGCGCTACCCCTGgcaattgtcataacgcttatgctttcgggcgaaaccattgtgtAATACCGGTTTACacggttatttacccaattacgcaaatgtaatggtccgttgccctcaggcatgcacctgccatgttttatgatgttaatctggttgtaaaaccccatgatcaaagtgtcattagatatcaaaaacaggaTAGAAATTGTGTAAAATAgcgctgtgaaatatactgtcagaaaacttagagacattaattatggacgaaaagtCGTGTGTACGAAAATTAAGgctcacgaaaaataattatttttgctaaaaaaaggggtgtccgaaaacttagagtgtccgaaaacatagagtaattacggtaggtaAATGTAATAAAATTCAGCGATACAATACTGATAAATAACAATGAAAAGGAGGAAAGTGTTCAAACATATCGAGCTTAGCAAACTCATCATATTTGCTTTTGGGCTCAAAACCATACTTTCACGATGTATAACTCTGGATTTCAAAATGCACTTAAACGATATGAACTCCTTCAAAATATAGTAGTATGTTTTACTCCTACTCCAAACTTCAATACGATCTTTTACGCTGATTTGTTTCCGGTCTCAAAAACGCCCTTAAACAATCTCTTACTCCTGGCTACAAAACCTAACGAAACAATGTTTTTATCCAGAGTTCAAACATTTGTACCgaaatttcatgtatttttgtgTATGTAACCTTCAAAGAAATCTTCTTTTGCACGCAAACCGTCAGCttacatttttattcaaaagAAGGTATTATTGTTCTAAATATATTGGTTTTGGTATCATTGTTctacataaattgtgtttatgtatAACCATTGGTCGGTGATCTTAATTCAGTACGCACtcattgtattttaaatacatgtcAACCTCTATAGACAGATGCAAacttaaacagaaaataaaatacacaaaggCACTCAAAACTATTTTCAGGGTTGCCTATTATTTTGCTGCTTTTCCTTATACCCTTGCTGGCATCAGGCAGAGGGGGGCGGACTACCTATGTGTATGGAAATTTTTCCGCACCGTAAGTAGAACGTTGTGTGATAAACCGATCATAAAATGAGCGTCCACAGTCAAGAAAGATCGCATGTTAACTATTTTCAATAACTATGCGATTTATGCAACgtacttttataaaatataaactgtGCATTTTTTGGAGCAATGTGACCGGTTTTTGAAATTCAAACAAGAGTTAAAATAAATGTCAACTAGAAAAATGGCGCAACAGAtgccgacacgtatccccacgccgcatagatgttatattaaaggcaattttgggtgggcaaggcctaagttggtggggccccggggttGGTAATGTGGACAttgatggtcgagatagaccgtgttgtcataagagatgttgagtcataatttgaattcaattggtaaataaatgaagaagtgatgtaaaaacaaaattttgggccccatcccaacccccattctccactatctcctcctacactattagcactagaaccttaaaacttacacacatggtagctatgagcatatgtgcgacgatgcACTGTTTGGGattttgacccctgggtcaaagttattatcatgtgcttcgcatgttgttagtaaaatgagttttttacccagtttacccatttatttacccactacttttgacccaggggccaGATCAAAATTTTAAATAGCTCACCGTCGCActtatgctcatagctaccatgtgtgtaagtttcctGGTTCTAGTGCTTGTAGTGTAGGAGGATATAGTGGCCaggacaaacggacagacagcGGAAATCAATACAATATCCGCACGCTTTTAAATCCGTGGGGATAACTATAGTTTTTTTTGTGGTGTTTGTTCAacgatttaatttatttaatcattttcttTCAGGTCTGGTGGAAAGTAAACAAAATACTTTGAAGCGGACAAAGAAacataattgtttgttttcatctaAATACAAATAACAACACGTGTTCATGTTGTTTCTTTATGTCATAACTGGAAAAGTTTGATGAACTTATATTGCATTTGTATTATTCGCGGAAACATGTAGATCTACCATTGTGGCCTGTGTTTTGTCTAAAATGTGTAATGAAAGTACTGAATATTAATATGCATCACTAGGTTGAATATGCATAAAAGCAGAAtcataaaatatacaaatgatTATGTTTATTATGGAATCCGCGcaggttaatctaggacgatacttaacCCAAATGAaataagcccggttttcccagaacgaggctcatttggTTTCGTATTGTCAAATCTCATTTTTAGTGAAACCTaagtatttacatatataaaaacacCATGATTAAGGACGCTACTGTTTATTACCATAAGGACGTAGAGCTATTTGCTGGCGAACTTCATACATACTCGAAAGTTGTTCACCCGGTTGTGTGTGGGCAGGAGGTCTGAATCTGGGGCACAACTCGGGCTCGGGGCGTATGGGCTCCAAGAAGGCGCACAGGGGCTGCCATCAAGTACTGAAGTCGAACACTTGCACGTTGGCACCAAGTCGCGCGTTCACCCAGTTAAGAAGTCGCTGCCTTCGGCGGTGATCTGGAAAAGGTACTATCTTGACGATGACTATAATGATGATGGTTATTCATTTTGTGGCGCTGTATCTAAGTTTGACTATAATACACACGATGCGGAGATTTATAATGACAATACTGATGATTATGaaaatattatgataattatgagGTGACGCTGATAATGACTATGTTGATGACGATGACAATAGTGGTAATAATGATAAGTGTGTttatgataatttagattatggtcattgttatgattattatAGATTTTATGATAATGATAACACGAAAGACGCTCCTAATGATTAGAATGGTGCTGGCGGTGTAGAATATCTGATATATAGTACATGTATTCAAATTATGAATTGTCCTTTAAAAGCAAAAACATGTCTTCATCATACTAAGACAAAATGTTTAGTAGTCGATGAATATTAATATTTCCAACCAATTACGAAATGGGATGTGCTGCATTTAAACATCGAAATGTGTACTGAAACAGCATAGTTTGGAGTCTGCTGATTGACGCCGAGGAGGTTTTTCAAAAATCGTACATGCAATTTATCAACATCTTTTATGTTGTAGACACCCACGATTTCGGAGTCATACAGGAGAATTGGAACGACCATGGCTTCAAATAATGAAAGTTTGGGTTAATTGTCTAATTGCACTCTAACAAAAATAGATAATAAGCTACAATATGCTTTAAGAGCCTGGTCATGTAACATTTTAACGGCGTTTTTCATTTTTCCTTTATAGGTAAAATCTATGCCCAAGTAAGTAAAATCGTCAACAATTTCGATGCTTTCTCCATTAATACTTATGTTTATTTCAGATTTTACAGCTGTTTTACGTTTTTCAAAAACactgatttttgttttattgacatTCAAGCTCCATTTTACTGAATACGGATATAAAGCATCAAGTTGGGCTTGTAAACTAAGCTGATTTGTCGTGAACAATGCAATGCCATCAGCAAACAAAATCATGTACATAGAGATAAGTTCTACATCTTTTCCAGTTAAATCATCCAAATTGATACTTTTATAAACGTCATTAATGAGGTAAATAAATTATATCGGCGAGACTGACTCACCTTGTTTTATCTGCGAGAGTGACTCCCCTTGTTTTAAGTCCGTCGTAACTCAAACGAAATCTGAGTAAAAAATATTAGCattatttgcctttgaaaagtTAGGCAGCTTGAGACACGactgtatatttttataaatacattttatcatattagTCATTTTTGCAACTGATTCCAGCTTTTACAGGTTGTAACCATAATGTATCATGGTTAACAGTATCGAATGCACGTTGATAATCAATGAGCGCACACCAAAGTTTTTCCTTTGAGTTAGTTATTATTGTCCAATATCATTATAAATGCTGAAATAGGTTAATTATTATTGTCAAATATCATGATGAATGCTGAAAAAGGTTATGCTTCATCATACATATTTGCGTATGATAACTATTCGTTTACGCTTTGCATcatgttgtgttgttttgtttggcTTGTCATGTCTAATGCGCATCGCCTCGCGTCTCAGTAacgctcttgtttttaaatttgaacattaaaGAAACAGTGTGCGATGAATTATAATGTATATATTACTACGAAAAATGAACGATGATTCGTGAGGCAAAGGTAAACATCTAAACTTGATGACTTAAGAAGACTACGTTACAATCATAGGATCTGTTTTTCTAATCCTAATATAACTTGGTGCCTTCGGTCAAAATGTATTTCTACCAGTGATTACCAATCAGATCATGTCTAATCATGGTGTATGATCAACGAGGGGCTGGATAAAATGTAAATACACCGGTCAGAACTTTAGTTTTGCTAAATCTCAAGTTAGTGACATACATTTgcacatatattatatacatattacaTAGATGACAATTCTTCTTGTGGTTTGTGCCGATATATaagaatttaagaaaaaaacattgaaaacgtCTGAAATTGGTGCCAAACTTAACGTTTCGTTCAGTATAACCGTGTACATGAATGCTTAACACATAGAATATTCTACCAAGAGCACAGGCTTACGACATGaagtaattatgatgtatttcacattgtcataagcagtaTAAAATTGTCTTGTATTAACTTTTCCTAATTCTTAcgaacaattgttttaaaagttgttttgaaaaatgcacCACTTAGCGGTTTGTTATATCCATTTAAGTTATATTGTGAACCTAACACCCTGTTAATAGCGCTAAAGTAAGTAATTGTATACACGTACTTCAACACGGCAGTCATTAAATCAaaatactgacagtactggtgtgacgatacttttgaagaggattgatataaaagcatctgtttaagtttatctacatcaccacaattgtgtatgtgggtacgaaaattttgggtaggaaaataatgggtacgaaaattttgggtacaaaaattatgccaaaaaattgggtacgaaaaaagatttggttacgaaaaaaatttgggtacgaaaaaataatgggtacaaaaaaaattgggtacaagcaaaaatttgggtacgacaaaaattgggaacaagAAAAATGCGTACAAAAAATGTAAGGTACgacaaaaaattgggggtacgggaaagtagtacccgtgggaaacttgatccattcagcgaaagtGGAGGTCGGGTTACAttttcgatcaaatataacaataaatatatttaaaaagatattcgacgtgtattttctgtaccacttatcttaaaaaacgttctgttacagtaaaacgtttgtgggttataacataacgtttcagcatatggattcaaaacttgacatgctctttaattacaccattcTCTTTAATtgcacatgtatatcataccgaactttatatttcgttgtttactTTCCTAAGTAAATGAtactatgtgtacggacgtgatttcacatgcccatgtggaTGAACATAAAATTGTTCTCTTTTGACttatgtttttttctctaattcaatatgcttaggcatgtttgttcgctAAGTACGGCAATAGTtccatgatgattcccgaaagtaggtatgaggcagagcacatagtcgtaagagcacttgaatacgtgagttcgcacatgaacacatggtaatgttaactaaatctccgcgatatgacctaatatgtgtttaaaacaacaaacaatatccaacaaacaaatgaattatcaaacatagtatgtgcactgattcggctctgtaatttctgtttgaaaagtttattaaatatgcaaaatgagaaagcacgcataaaagcgagtttcacagatatcATTAGGCTATTacagtcgctacaacgtttacaaatggcaggttcgaaataattcgttttctttacactcgtgatcgcgttgaaagttaattatacacgtttttattcgcaatttatttactgaatcacgtcaaatgtcaaataaaatacagaaaatgcatagttgtttcattgatctataaacatataacggaattaatataactgatttaaaattaacgtttatTAAATCGTTTTCCCAGattatgctgtcctatttatagctaagcttcctatacctttagcAATGattatcagcgaggtatgcctTATAGAATAATCGAGCTATCTCactcggactggctcggtcttttacataggtcgccattgtgaagaattttttcatggtaagataacttagacgagctgcttcgcaacATCGTCAAAAAGAATAAAGAAATGTTTTTCCCGGAAATAAcgcgttttattttatgctttccggtggtttatagagaaatatcagtgaaataaaagtggtatttcactgtttcaaacagtgaaacataacagtgaaaaatatcgttatttttcactgtttcagttagatactggaactacttccccaataaccccatggtgagcctcaattgcaattttcattcaagggagactagtctacttgaacctgaaacacacatttacctcccttaaacataattatttcgtctgctgcttaactctttaacaacaatggatgaattggaaaacaatgaaataaatcttcttttctcaagtatctttgactttgatgacttttttaatgaaatgaatgaacaagatgatgacagcgcttcaaaatcacaagaaataacatcagcagcaccaacagcaggagcagcaacatcagccccacatccactggtaacagcatcaacacaggaagaaaaagaacaaaacccaacatcaacaccaacaaggaatttcagatctgtaagtgtggatagctttctgcttgaaaacgaaaatttaaatacaaaaaagaaaaccgacaatgacatcagacttttcaaaactttcctaaaaagtcacaaaaatgaggcaagaaatattgaaactatacctcctcatgaattgaaccctctggtctgcgagtttttgttgggtgtgactaaaaaagatggatcagagtatgaacccacatctttgagggcatttttaagctcaatcgacaggcatttaaggcacatgaactacaagcactctttgataaatgaccctgaatttgccaaagtgagggaagtattaaaaagtaaacaaaaagctctgaaaaaagaaggttatggaaataaaccgcatcaagcccaggcattaacaaatgaacatattgaagCTATGTACGCAGCTAAAACTCTGGGAGAATCAAGCCCAAGAGCTCTATTACACTCACTGTGGCTTATATGTACAACCCATTTTGGGATGAGAACCGGCAAGGAAATTCACACCCTATGCTGGGGTGAAGTCAGCCTTGGAATCGATTTTGAAACTGGTGAAGAATTCATCACCTTCGACACTGAGCGTCAGACAAAAACCCGTACTGGTGAAAATCCTAGGGATATAAGGTGATTTtcctactttaatatatttgtacacaaatctgaattgataattttttatttatataaaaactggtactgtttataaaatatttaaatggaatttttctttagtaaaaataatacaaacatggaggatatttgttggttaaggtagaatatcgattttatttcacgagtgatcatagaaattattatttttacgagtggcgaagccacaattgaaaatatttattttctattatcacaagtgaatttatagacctttttttacaatataattcttatttgtattattaatatacagtagacttcacttttggtggaatagtatttaatttaaacaaaacatttaatgcaacacacattttaactattcataggaaagtcaagccacgggcatatgcagttcccgaacaacctgacagagatccggtgcatctctacaagctatatgccaacaaacgccctgttgacatgatgacagaagacagccccttcttcttaactcctggcaacaagacacagcaatgctggttcaggaagtctgccatgggaataaacaagctatacagcataatgaccgagatgaaaacagatgctggtattcaagagccaagaatcaccccatacaggtcaaaaccccatattatatacactactttcataacaagactaaaatatataataaaaatcacttacctcccatttattaaataggtgttgtttgtccaatttacatgctacaacactcaaaattttaattcaaaaaatCTCCGGTACTCGACTAGTACTATTCCTCTACTTTCCGGTTCCATTACATCCAGTACTTGAAAGACcaccatgtatttattgaagtgtttcaagagcacacaaaacaattacaacttatatcttatgtaatatgtcatgtgtaccgttgaatattgattttatttttaccatagatataaacttttttcagtgcaagaaagcacttgattcagaagctgaatgacgagaatgttcctgctcatcaaataatacagatttcagggcacagaaatattaacagcttaaataattacagcagtttgaacaaggaacagtcaaaaaatatttcaaaaatactttctcattcaaaccagtcagttgaaaagcacaaccgcacagccactgccactgcgtcagccacacctgcatcaagtgattttccgatggcccgaggattttttgtcaactcacatttccagggcaatgtaacatttaattttcacaactctgaatcttacatgggcctttcccagacacagaacgtagtcaatcaccagaggcaatctccatcccgtacaccggcggtaaccgcagattcccctgtacagcgacactacaagcgaatccgtcttattgcagagagtgacagtgattgatatcgaaaccatt from Dreissena polymorpha isolate Duluth1 chromosome 1, UMN_Dpol_1.0, whole genome shotgun sequence carries:
- the LOC127869543 gene encoding uncharacterized protein LOC127869543, with amino-acid sequence MDELENNEINLLFSSIFDFDDFFNEMNEQDDDSASKSQEITSAAPTAGAATSAPHPLVTASTQEEKEQNPTSTPTRNFRSVSVDSFLLENENLNTKKKTDNDIRLFKTFLKSHKNEARNIETIPPHELNPLVCEFLLGVTKKDGSEYEPTSLRAFLSSIDRHLRHMNYKHSLINDPEFAKVREVLKSKQKALKKEGYGNKPHQAQALTNEHIEAMYAAKTLGESSPRALLHSLWLICTTHFGMRTGKEIHTLCWGEVSLGIDFETGEEFITFDTERQTKTRTGENPRDIRKVKPRAYAVPEQPDRDPVHLYKLYANKRPVDMMTEDSPFFLTPGNKTQQCWFRKSAMGINKLYSIMTEMKTDAGIQEPRITPYSARKHLIQKLNDENVPAHQIIQISGHRNINSLNNYSSLNKEQSKNISKILSHSNQSVEKHNRTATATASATPASSDFPMARGFFVNSHFQGNVTFNFHNSESYMGLSQTQNVVNHQRQSPSRTPAVTADSPVQRHYKRIRLIAESDSD